Proteins encoded together in one Benincasa hispida cultivar B227 chromosome 1, ASM972705v1, whole genome shotgun sequence window:
- the LOC120082614 gene encoding uncharacterized protein LOC120082614 has protein sequence MALQLSLKPKNPKSLTNPSLIHLFSTNSSAPSDPNDDTADTSTASAQSPISSYLSDVKARFKQQQQQQQQSSSPSTVRGPSSPFTSPPNRSSSPASKAASLEEIRKNLSEFRSRSSVPPPSDLGSTPSSSASSSWQRGMSFQELYKKNVMRKGEDDNAPADSMGGGRFRMSYDSIRESLRQPRARKNEPKTGDSLSLSAFKDSLKLKPSDPSSTPVLDGTGRLPASVFGKEMSDRKDGKNEEMKTEFVKMYSYGELGTKLKALRPDKAKGKNWFSLTELNDRLVKLRTMEEKETEARIGGISFQDLRASLIQMKISDEEKTKKSTVQRLDILGHLVRTPKHMLQPPKEHLVEKYFHPDNMSSAEKMKIELAKVRDEFKMSESDCGSAQVQVAQLTTKINHLTAVLHKKDKHSKKGLLAMVQRRKKLLKYLRRTDWESYCMVLNKLGLRDNPDYKT, from the exons ATGGCGCTTCAACTCAGCCTCAAACCCAAAAACCCTAAAAGTCTCACCAATCCTTCTCTCATCCACCTCTTCTCAACCAATTCCTCCGCCCCATCTGATCCAAATGACGACACCGCCGATACTTCCACTGCCTCAGCTCAATCTCCCATCTCCTCTTACTTAAGCGATGTCAAAGCCCGCTTCAaacagcagcagcagcagcagcagcaatCTTCATCTCCATCCACTGTTAGAGGGCCTTCCTCCCCATTCACTTCTCCTCCCAATCGGTCGTCTTCTCCGGCTTCGAAAGCCGCTTCACTTGAAGAAATCAGAAAGAATCTCTCTGAATTTCGCAGCCGATCGTCTGTGCCTCCTCCCTCCGACCTCGGTTCTACACCTTCCTCTTCTGCTTCTTCGTCTTGGCAGCGCGGTATGTCATTTCAAGAGCTTTACAAGAAAAATGTGATGAGAAAGGGCGAGGATGATAATGCACCTGCGGATTCGATGGGAGGTGGCCGTTTCAGGATGTCATACGATTCTATTCGGGAGAGCTTGCGGCAGCCGAGAGCGaggaaaaatgaaccaaagacTGGGGATTCATTGTCTTTATCGGCGTTTAAAGACAGCTTGAAATTGAAACCGTCGGACCCGTCGTCCACGCCGGTGCTGGATGGGACAGGGAGATTACCAGCGTCGGTTTTTGGGAAGGAGATGAGTGACAGAAAAGATGGGAAAAACGAGGAAATGAAGACGGAGTTTGTGAAGATGTATAGCTATGGGGAATTGGGGACCAAGTTGAAAGCTCTGAGGCCAGATAAAGCAAAAGGGAAGAATTGGTTTTCATTGACGGAGTTGAATGACAGGTTGGTGAAGCTTAGGACAATGGAGGAGAAGGAGACTGAGGCGAGAATTGGGGGGATTTCATTCCAGGATTTGAGAGCGAGCTTGATTCAGATGAAGATTTCCGATGAGGAAAAGACAAAGAAATCGACAG TCCAGCGGCTTGATATCTTGGGTCATCTAGTTCGAACACCAAAGCATATGCTACAACCTCCAAAGGAACATCTTGTTGAAAAG TATTTCCATCCAGATAACATGTCGTCTGCcgaaaagatgaaaattgagTTAGCAAAAGTTAGAGATGAATTTAAAATGTCAGAGTCAGACTGTGGATCTGCTCAAGTTCAAG TTGCTCAACTTACCACTAAAATCAATCATCTAACTGCCGTCCTGCACAAGAAG GATAAGCATTCTAAGAAAGGTCTTCTTGCAATGGTACAACGGAGGAAAAAGCTACTGAAGTATCTTCGACGAACCGACTGGGAATCTTACTGTATGGTTCTTAATAAACTTGGTCTCCGAGACAACCCAGATTACAAGACCTGA